A region of Heteronotia binoei isolate CCM8104 ecotype False Entrance Well chromosome 2, APGP_CSIRO_Hbin_v1, whole genome shotgun sequence DNA encodes the following proteins:
- the DCLRE1B gene encoding 5' exonuclease Apollo codes for MNGTLIAGTPIAVDFWNIRKASHARLFFLSHMHSDHTVGLSSTWNQPIYCSPITGQILHLKLKVAECWIHPLEVGESHVMPMDDIGQETMTVTLIDANHCPGSVMFLFEGYFGVILYTGDFRYNPDMQQEPALKNSKLINVLYLDTTNCRPELILPSRQKATEQIKELIRAHPCHLVKIGTYTLGKESLLVQLAQEFDTWIVVSPRKLELMKLLGLENVFRTEEEAGWIHVVDFSEICQANMISWNQRHPTIAILPTSRPVKINHPDAHIIPYSDHSSFQELLQFVAWLKPSSIIPVVKMAECQMYFKQYLRSENETLEQSKVPKLVKRFMQLQSKKQGRPSKMLKLASCCHVPRGVLFEDSQDAEVSQQSCPKPLKKSLPYCQRKYSGYSLDRGKRKIMMVKPQNLEDQSGHSPVQSDATSIKHQLKENIADQFQKYQTSVTSKCPLPCFVRTPCSSLGGDIHLCQVGLKDCVSSATLPPVQNDINYTCGSQKDMAFQPANPGGLQKYDFSPLNSSKRWTLQTFDQQVETYLKRGRVQMQEVGQTCTQAKNSE; via the exons ATGAATGGGACTCTGATTGCAGGCACACCCATTGCGGTGGATTTCTGGAATATAAGAAAAGCTAGCCATGCTCGcttattctttctttctcacatgcacagtGACCATACAGTCGGGCTTTCTAGCACCTGGAACCAGCCCATCTATTGTTCTCCTATTACTGGTCAAATCTTGCATTTGAAATTGAAG GTTGCTGAGTGCTGGATCCACCCCCTTGAAGTGGGAGAGAGCCATGTCATGCCTATGGATGACATCGGCCAAGAAACTATGACTGTGACCTTGATAGATGCTAACCATTGTCCTGGCTCTGTCATGTTCCTCTTTGAAGGCTACTTCGGTGTCATCCTCTACACAG GTGATTTTCGTTACAACCCTGACATGCAGCAGGAGCCAGCTCTGAAGAACTCAAAACTGATCAACGTTCTCTACCTGGACACTACCAACTGCCGTCCTGAGCTTATCCTACCATCCCGGCAGAAGGCCACTGAGCAAATCAAAGAGCTGATCAGGGCCCACCCCTGTCACCTAGTTAAAATTG GTACCTACACTTTGGGAAAGGAGTCCCTATTGGTACAGCTAGCTCAAGAATTTGACACTTGGATTGTGGTGAGTCCTAGGAAGCTAGAGTTGATGAAGCTACTGGGGCTGGAGAATGTGTTCAGAACTGAGGAAGAGGCTGGTTGGATTCACGTTgtggatttttcagaaatctgcCAAGCAAATATGATCAGCTGGAACCAGAGGCATCCAACTATAGCTATCCTCCCCACCAGTCGGCCAGTGAAGATCAATCATCCTGATGCCCACATTATTCCTTACTCAGACCACTCGTCTTTCCAAGAGTTGCTGCAGTTTGTGGCTTGGCTGAAGCCCAGTTCCATAATCCCAGTAGTGAAGATGGCAGAATGTCAGATGTATTTCAAGCAGTACTTGAGATCTGAAAATGAGACACTTGAGCAGTCCAAAGTCCCTAAATTAGTGAAAAGATTCATGCAGCTTCAAAGCAAGAAGCAGGGGAGGCCTTCAAAGATGCTCAAACTAGCTTCCTGTTGCCATGTTCCAAGGGGTGTTTTGTTTGAAGATAGCCAGGATGCAGAGGTTTCCCAGCAAAGCTGTCCAAAGCCCTTGAAGAAATCTCTGCCTTATTGTCAAAGAAAGTATTCTGGATACTCGCTGGATAGAGGGAAGCGGAAAATAATGATGGTAAAGCCTCAAAACCTGGAGGACCAGAGTGGGCATTCTCCAGTACAGTCTGATGCAACATCTATCAAACATCAGTTAAAGGAAAATATTGCTGATCAGTTCCAAAAATATCAGACAAGTGTAACATCAAAGTGCCCACTGCCCTGTTTTGTCAGGACTCCTTGTTCCAGTTTGGGGGGTGATATTCATCTTTGTCAGGTAGGCTTGAAAGACTGTGTCTCCTCAGCAACATTGCCCCCTGTTCAAAATGACATCAAttacacatgtggctcccaaaagGACATGGCATTCCAGCCTGCCAATCCAGGAGGCCTTCAGAAGTATGACTTTTCTCCATTGAATAGCTCCAAGCGCTGGACCCTTCAAACCTTTGACCAGCAAGTGGAAACCTACTTAAAAAGAGGGAGGGTCCAAATGCAGGAAGTAGGGCAAACTTGCACTCAGGCTAAGAACTCAGAGTAG